A genome region from Prionailurus viverrinus isolate Anna chromosome A3, UM_Priviv_1.0, whole genome shotgun sequence includes the following:
- the SLC2A4RG gene encoding SLC2A4 regulator, whose protein sequence is MEAERSPVPVPGCGRPPPRAAGRDPAASPMSVPAPPQGPAVGGGFAGLEFALPQEPEPRAADLGVPGTWAGAGGAAGPPTPSAHIPVPAQRDPPGKSRLDEVMAAAALTSLSTSTLLLGAPAAACSPEPGLEPWKEALVRPLGSCSSSGDWGWDLASDRSSPSIPSPPPPSEAAHFLFGEPAPKKRKSSVRVLFQCLWKRCGKVLSTASGMQRHIRLVHLGRQAEPEQSDGEEDFYYTELDVGMDVLTDGLSSLSPAASVPPASPCLELPEPRTLSSLLHPLALPPVPVLSPVAPREARRGDDAYQGCLAPTRPEPQPTTVRTCVPTPPSRLGASPRKPRGDAKKCRKVYGMDHRHLWCTACRWKKACQRFLD, encoded by the exons ATGGAGGCCGAGCGCTCTCCGGTGCCCGTTCCGGGTTGcgggcgccccccgccccgtgccgCCGGCCGGGACCCCGCGGCCTCGCCCATGTCGGTGCCCGCGCCGCCGCAG GGCCCTGCCGTGGGCGGCGGCTTTGCGGGCTTGGAGTTCGCGCTGCCTCAGGAGCCAGAGCCGCGGGCGGCGGACCTGGGGGTCCCGGGGAcgtgggcgggggcgggaggagcGGCGGGGCCCCCGACGCCGTCGGCGCACATCCCGGTGCCAGCGCAGAG AGACCCCCCAGGAAAATCCCGGCTGGACGAGGTCATGGCTGCGGCAGCCCTCACCAGTCTGTCCACCAGCACCCTCCTTCTGGGGGCCCCAGCTGCAGCCTGTAGCCCAG AGCCTGGCTTGGAGCCCTGGAAGGAGGCCCTGGTGCGGCCACTGGGCAGCTGCAGCAGCAGCGGAGACTGGGGCTGGGACCTGGCCAGTGACCGGTCCTCTCCATCTATCCCTTCACCCCCACCGCCCTCCGAGGCAGCCCATTTCCTATTCGGGGAACCTGCCCCAAAGAAGAGAAAG AGCTCCGTGCGGGTCCTGTTCCAGTGTCTGTGGAAGCGGTGTGGGAAAGTGCTGAGCACGGCCTCCGGGATGCAGAGACACATCCGCCTGGTGCACCTGGG GCGGCAGGCAGAGCCTGAGCAGAGCGACGGGGAGGAGGACTTCTACTACACAGAGTTGGACGTTGGCATGGATGTGCTGACGGACGGGCTGTCCAGCCTGTCTCCAGCGGCCTCTgtgccccccgcctccccctgcctGGAGCTGCCAGAGCCTCGGACCCTGTCCAGCCTGCTGCACCCTCTGGCCCTGCCCCCAGTTCCGGTGCTGAGCCCCGTGGCACCCCGCGAGGCGCGCCGAGGTGACGACGCCTACCAG GGCTGCCTGGCCCCCACCCGCCCGGAGCCACAGCCGACCACCGTCAGGACCTGTGTGCCGACCCCGCCCTCCAGACTCGGCGCCAGCCCAAG GAAGCCCCGAGGTGATGCCAAGAAGTGCCGGAAGGTGTATGGCATGGATCACAGGCACCTGTGGTGCACAGCCTGCCGCTGGAAGAAGGCGTGCCAGCGCTTCctggactga
- the LIME1 gene encoding lck-interacting transmembrane adapter 1 isoform X1, whose amino-acid sequence MWGDALAGSGVGSSAEVCTRAPLKVPKPLGLLQLGPRRSYRAQGLAFQGAKLCSRWLGGHHLRLWPVPWRAKGVTSGPPRVPGLDYGLAVASQDGATGALGPSCPLGPRVPCLVPLAVDTVHSLPQSLLRQHRLCSLSKSDTRLHELHRGPKSCRAPRPASVDILYPRWLEVPRGTSRPLTAFSHRELPRATPAATLPSICPEATYSNVGLAARPVVWAGARLTSSHARPGPDAGPGVAEYACIQKLKGTDQGPQSLRQWKAEVTPAVQVDILYSRVKKPKKRDLGPATDQLDPKGRGEIPALGSDQAYETLPLRGLGMDDGLPDNVYETIQEMGAPEHPEPSGCSY is encoded by the exons ATGTGGGGAGATGCGCTGgcaggaagtggggtggggagctcCGCTGAGGTCTGCACAAGGGCACCTCTGAAGGTGCCCAAGCCACTGGGCCTGCTCCAGCTGGGGCCGAGGAGGAGCTACCGTGCGCAGGGCCTTG CCTTTCAGGGGGCCAAGCTCTGCAGTAGATGGCTAGGGGGGCATCACCTGCGTCTGTGGCCTGTGCCTTGGAGGGCCAAAGGCGTGACCTCAGGGCCTCCCCGGGTCCCAGGCTTAGACTACG GCCTAGCTGTGGCTTCACAGGATGGGGCCACAGGTGCCCTCGGCCCCTCCTGTCCTCTGGGTCCTAGGGTGCCTTGCCTTGTTCCTCTGGCTGTGGACACTGTGCACAGCCTGCCACAG TCACTGCTGAGACAACACCGCCTCTGCTCCCTCAGCAAGTCAGACACCAGACTGCATGAGCTGCACCGGGGCCCAAAAAGCTGCAGGG CCCCTCGACCTGCCAGCGTGGATATCCTGTACCCGCGATGGCTGGAAGTGCCCAGAGGCACCAGCAGACCTCTGACAGCCTTCTCACACCGAGAACTGCCCCGGGCGACGCCTGCTGCCACCTTGCCCTCCATCTGCCCCGAGGCCACCTATTCCAATGTGGGGCTGGCTGCCCGCCCTGTGGTGTGGGCAGGGGCACGGCTGACCAGCAGCCATGCCAGGCCCGGGCCTGACGCCGGACCCGGGGTGGCTGAGTATGCCTGTATCCAGAAGCTCAAGGGAACAGATCAAGGCCCCCAAAGCCTCAGGCAGTGGAAGGCCGAGGTGACCCCAGCTGTTCAG GTGGACATCCTGTACTCCAGGGTTAAGAAGCCTAAAAAGAGGGACCTAGGACCTGCCACAGATCAGCTGGACCCCAAGGGCAGAGGAGAAATTCCGGCTCTGGGAAGTGACCAGGCCTACGAGACCCTCCCACTCAGGGGCCTAGGCATGGATGATGGCCTCCCAGACAATGTGTACGAGACTATCCAGGAGATGGGGGCCCCTGAGCACCCGGAGCCCTCTGGCTGTAGCTATTAG
- the LIME1 gene encoding lck-interacting transmembrane adapter 1 isoform X3 — protein sequence MGPQVPSAPPVLWVLGCLALFLWLWTLCTACHRKRVQRSRAGPQGCVMPVEVSLLRQHRLCSLSKSDTRLHELHRGPKSCRAPRPASVDILYPRWLEVPRGTSRPLTAFSHRELPRATPAATLPSICPEATYSNVGLAARPVVWAGARLTSSHARPGPDAGPGVAEYACIQKLKGTDQGPQSLRQWKAEVTPAVQVDILYSRVKKPKKRDLGPATDQLDPKGRGEIPALGSDQAYETLPLRGLGMDDGLPDNVYETIQEMGAPEHPEPSGCSY from the exons ATGGGGCCACAGGTGCCCTCGGCCCCTCCTGTCCTCTGGGTCCTAGGGTGCCTTGCCTTGTTCCTCTGGCTGTGGACACTGTGCACAGCCTGCCACAG GAAGCGGGTGCAGAGGTCGCGGGCCGGGCCCCAGGGCTGTGTGATGCCAGTGGAAGTG TCACTGCTGAGACAACACCGCCTCTGCTCCCTCAGCAAGTCAGACACCAGACTGCATGAGCTGCACCGGGGCCCAAAAAGCTGCAGGG CCCCTCGACCTGCCAGCGTGGATATCCTGTACCCGCGATGGCTGGAAGTGCCCAGAGGCACCAGCAGACCTCTGACAGCCTTCTCACACCGAGAACTGCCCCGGGCGACGCCTGCTGCCACCTTGCCCTCCATCTGCCCCGAGGCCACCTATTCCAATGTGGGGCTGGCTGCCCGCCCTGTGGTGTGGGCAGGGGCACGGCTGACCAGCAGCCATGCCAGGCCCGGGCCTGACGCCGGACCCGGGGTGGCTGAGTATGCCTGTATCCAGAAGCTCAAGGGAACAGATCAAGGCCCCCAAAGCCTCAGGCAGTGGAAGGCCGAGGTGACCCCAGCTGTTCAG GTGGACATCCTGTACTCCAGGGTTAAGAAGCCTAAAAAGAGGGACCTAGGACCTGCCACAGATCAGCTGGACCCCAAGGGCAGAGGAGAAATTCCGGCTCTGGGAAGTGACCAGGCCTACGAGACCCTCCCACTCAGGGGCCTAGGCATGGATGATGGCCTCCCAGACAATGTGTACGAGACTATCCAGGAGATGGGGGCCCCTGAGCACCCGGAGCCCTCTGGCTGTAGCTATTAG
- the LIME1 gene encoding lck-interacting transmembrane adapter 1 isoform X2 translates to MWGDALAGSGVGSSAEVCTRAPLKVPKPLGLLQLGPRRSYRAQGLGLAVASQDGATGALGPSCPLGPRVPCLVPLAVDTVHSLPQSLLRQHRLCSLSKSDTRLHELHRGPKSCRAPRPASVDILYPRWLEVPRGTSRPLTAFSHRELPRATPAATLPSICPEATYSNVGLAARPVVWAGARLTSSHARPGPDAGPGVAEYACIQKLKGTDQGPQSLRQWKAEVTPAVQVDILYSRVKKPKKRDLGPATDQLDPKGRGEIPALGSDQAYETLPLRGLGMDDGLPDNVYETIQEMGAPEHPEPSGCSY, encoded by the exons ATGTGGGGAGATGCGCTGgcaggaagtggggtggggagctcCGCTGAGGTCTGCACAAGGGCACCTCTGAAGGTGCCCAAGCCACTGGGCCTGCTCCAGCTGGGGCCGAGGAGGAGCTACCGTGCGCAGGGCCTTG GCCTAGCTGTGGCTTCACAGGATGGGGCCACAGGTGCCCTCGGCCCCTCCTGTCCTCTGGGTCCTAGGGTGCCTTGCCTTGTTCCTCTGGCTGTGGACACTGTGCACAGCCTGCCACAG TCACTGCTGAGACAACACCGCCTCTGCTCCCTCAGCAAGTCAGACACCAGACTGCATGAGCTGCACCGGGGCCCAAAAAGCTGCAGGG CCCCTCGACCTGCCAGCGTGGATATCCTGTACCCGCGATGGCTGGAAGTGCCCAGAGGCACCAGCAGACCTCTGACAGCCTTCTCACACCGAGAACTGCCCCGGGCGACGCCTGCTGCCACCTTGCCCTCCATCTGCCCCGAGGCCACCTATTCCAATGTGGGGCTGGCTGCCCGCCCTGTGGTGTGGGCAGGGGCACGGCTGACCAGCAGCCATGCCAGGCCCGGGCCTGACGCCGGACCCGGGGTGGCTGAGTATGCCTGTATCCAGAAGCTCAAGGGAACAGATCAAGGCCCCCAAAGCCTCAGGCAGTGGAAGGCCGAGGTGACCCCAGCTGTTCAG GTGGACATCCTGTACTCCAGGGTTAAGAAGCCTAAAAAGAGGGACCTAGGACCTGCCACAGATCAGCTGGACCCCAAGGGCAGAGGAGAAATTCCGGCTCTGGGAAGTGACCAGGCCTACGAGACCCTCCCACTCAGGGGCCTAGGCATGGATGATGGCCTCCCAGACAATGTGTACGAGACTATCCAGGAGATGGGGGCCCCTGAGCACCCGGAGCCCTCTGGCTGTAGCTATTAG
- the ZGPAT gene encoding zinc finger CCCH-type with G patch domain-containing protein, producing the protein MDEESLQTALRTYDAQLQQVELALGAGLDPSELADLRQLQGDLKELIELTEASLVSVRKSKLLATLDGEHPARGDAEYLAFQEAVAEGAQGSVAPRAELETAPEGEAGPEPSRPGQEEEEGEDEEEEEWSGRKVNAPYYSSWGTLEYHNAMIVGAEEADDGSAGVRVLYLYPTHKSLKPCPFFLEGKCRFQENCRFSHGQVVSVDELRPFQDPDLSSLQTGSACLAKQQDGLWYPARITDVDSGYYTVKFDSLLLKEAVVEGDSILPPLRTDPTGSSDSDSGDADDPSYARVVEPSAADHGTCSSAFAGWEVHTRGIGSRLLAKMGYEFGKGLGRHAEGRVEPIHAVVLPRGKSLDQCAEILHKRTRGSKAGIQRPPKCPRRGGGRPPPRSVFDFLNEKLQSRAPATLEAGVASPGRRGSKETYHASKSAKRALSLRLFQTEKKIEQAQRDIRGIQKALARNTGRHSVTAAQLQERLAGAQRELGQLQAQEAGLQLEQRKADTHKKMTEF; encoded by the exons ATGGATGAGGAGAGCCTGCAGACCGCCCTGCGGACCTATGACGCCCAGCTGCAGCAGGTGGAGCTGGCTCTGGGAGCCGGCCTGGATCCCTCGGAGCTGGCCGACCTGCGCCAGCTGCAGGGGGACCTGAAGGAGCTGATCGAGCTCACCGAGGCCAGCCTGGTGTCCGTCAGGAAGAGCAAGCTGCTGGCCACGTTGGACGGAGAGCACCCAGCCCGGGGCGATGCCGAGTACCTGGCTTTCCAGGAGGCCGTTGCTGAGGGGGCGCAGGGGTCTGTAGCCCCCAGGGCAGAGCTGGAGACGGCTCCTGAAGGGGAGGCCGGGCCAGAACCCAGCAGGcctgggcaggaggaggaagagggagaggacgaggaggaggaagagtggaGTGGGAGGAAGGTGAACGCCCCCTACTACAGCTCCTGGGGCACCCTGGAGTACCACAATGCCATGATTGTGGGCGCAGAGGAGGCGGACGACGGCTCGGCGGGCGTGCGGGTCCTTTACCTCTACCCCACTCACAAGTCTCTGAAGCCCTGCCCCTTCTTCTTGGAGGGCAAGTGCCGCTTCCAGGAGAACTGCAG GTTCTCCCATGGGCAGGTGGTCTCTGTCGATGAGCTGCGCCCCTTCCAGGACCCGGACCTGAGCTCTCTACAGACTGGCTCTGCGTGTCTGGCCAAGCAGCAAGATGGCCTTTGGTACCCAGCCCGGATAACTG ATGTGGATAGCGGCTACTACACAGTCAAGTTTGACTCACTGCTGCTGAAGGAGGCCGTGGTGGAGGGGGACAGCATCCTGCCCCCACTGCGCACAGATCCCACAGGGTCCTCGGACTCAGACAGCGGCGATGCGGACGACCCCAGCTATGCCAGAG TGGTGGAACCCAGTGCTGCCGACCACGGGACCTGCAGCTCTGCTTTCGCCGGCTGGGAGGTGCACACACGGGGCATTGGCTCCAGACTCCTTGCCAAGATGGGCTACGAGTTTGGCAAGG GTTTGGGCCGACATGCAGAGGGCCGGGTAGAGCCCATCCATGCCGTGGTGCTGCCTCGGGGGAAGTCGCTGGACCAGTGCGCAGAGATTCTGCACAAGAGGACGAGGGGCAGCAAGGCTGGCATCCAGAGGCCCCCGAAATGCCCGCGGAGAGGGGGTGGACGCCCTCCCCCTCGTAGCGTGTTTGACTTTCTGAACGAGAAGCTACAGAGCCGGGCCCCTGCGACCCTGGAGGCGGGGGTGGCCtccccagggaggaggggcagtaAGGAAACGTACCACGCCAGCAAGAGTGCCAAGCGGGCCCTGAGCCTGCGGCTCTTCCAGACTGAGAAGAAGATTGAGCAAGCCCAGCGGGACATCCGGGGCATCCAGAAGGCCCTTGCCCGAAACACCGGCCG GCACAGTGTGACGGCAGCCCAGCTGCAGGAGAGGCTGGCGGGAGCCCAGCGGGAGCTGGGGCAGCTCCAGGCCCAGGAGGCAGGCCTGCAGCTCGAGCAGAGGAAAGCAGACACCCACAAGAAGATGACGGAGTTCTAG